The following coding sequences are from one Triticum aestivum cultivar Chinese Spring chromosome 5A, IWGSC CS RefSeq v2.1, whole genome shotgun sequence window:
- the LOC123105863 gene encoding putative aconitate hydratase, cytoplasmic, giving the protein MPPLASSLLLSRSAAGPGSARATAAAAAAISRPAAAEPAPCPSAPAPSPLHAARGGQGPRGAFASGLAGRLFGGRRAAARSSSSAAAVFERRFASAATKNSYDEILTSLAKPGGGADFGKYYSLPALADPRIDRLPYSIRILLESAIRNCDEFQVTGKDVEKILDWENSATKQVEIPFKPARVLLQDFTGVPAVVDLACMRDAMSKLGSDPNKINPLVPVDLVVDHSVQVDVARSENAVQANMELEFSRNKERFGFLKWGSTAFNNMLVVPPGSGIVHQVNLEYLARVVFNNGGILYPDSVVGTDSHTTMIDGLGVAGWGVGGIEAEATMLGQPMSMVLPAVVGFKLSGKLRNGVTATDLVLTVTQMLRKHGVVGKFVEFYGGGMGELSLADRATIANMAPEYGATMGFFPVDAKTLDYLKLTGRSDETVAMIETYLRANNMFVDYKQVQAERVYSSYLELDLDEVEPCLSGPKRPHDRVTLKNMQSDWLSCLDNKVGFKGFAVPKESQAKVAEFSFRGTPAKIKHGDVVIAAITSCTNTSNPNVMLGAALVAKKACDLGLEVKPWIKTSLAPGSGVVKKYLDKSGLQKYLNQLGFNIVGYGCTTCIGNSGDLDESVAAAITDNDVVAAAVLSGNRNFEGRVHALTRANYLASPPLVVAYALAGTVNIDFEKEPVGISKDGKEVYFRDIWPTTDEIAEVVKASVLPDMFKGTYEAITKGNPMWNELPVSASTLYPWDPKSTYIHEPPYFKDMTMTPPGARPVKDAYCLLNFGDSITTDHISPAGSIHPDSPAAKYLKERNVERKDFNSYGSRRGNDEIMARGTFANIRIVNKFLKGEVGPQTIHVPSGEKLAVFDAAMKYKNEGHDTIILAGAEYGSGSSRDWAAKGPMLQGVKAVIAKSFERIHRSNLAGMGIVPLCFKAGEDADTLGLTGHERYTIQLPTDVNEIKPGQDVTVTTDNGKSFTCTLRFDTEVELAYYTHGGILPYVIRKIAAEQ; this is encoded by the exons ATGCCTCCCCTCGCcagctccctcctcctctcccgctccgccgcggggcccggctccgcgcgcgccaccgccgccgccgcggccgcgatCTCCAGGCCCGCCGCCGCGGAGCCCGCCCCCTGCCCCTCCGCGCCCGCCCCGTCCCCGCTCCACGCGGCCCGCGGCGGACAGGGCCCGCGCGGGGCCTTCGCGTCGGGCCTAGCGGGCCGCCTGTTCggtggccgccgcgccgccgcccgctcctcgtcctccgccgccgccgtcttcgagCGCCGATTCGCCTCCGCCG CGACGAAGAACTCGTACGATGAAATCCTCACGAGCCTCGCCAAGCCGGGAGGGGGAGCAGACTTCGGCAAGTACTACAGCCTGCCTGCGCTCGCCGATCCGCGGATTG ATCGGCTACCCTACTCGATAAGGATTCTGCTCGAGTCGGCAATCAGAAACTGCGACGAGTTCCAGGTCACGGGGAAGGACGTTGAGAAGATCCTAGACTGGGAGAACAGTGCCACCAAGCAAGTCGAAATCCCGTTCAAGCCAGCCCGAGTCCTCCTCCAG GATTTCACTGGTGTCCCAGCAGTTGTTGATCTTGCTTGCATGAGGGATGCTATGAGCAAACTTGGCAGTGACCCCAACAAAATTAATCCTCTG GTACCTGTAGACCTTGTTGTGGATCATTCAGTACAAGTTGATGTGGCAAGATCGGAGAATGCTGTTCAGGCAAATATGGAGCTTGAGTTCAGCCGTAACAAGGAGCGGTTTGGATTTTTGAAATGGGGTTCCACTGCATTCAATAACATGCTTGTTGTTCCACCTGGATCTGGAATTGTTCACCAG GTGAATCTTGAATATCTGGCCAGGGTTGTCTTCAACAATGGTGGGATACTTTACCCTGATAGTGTTGTCGGCACAGATTCACACACAACTATGATAGATGGTCTTGGTGTTGCTGGATGGGGAGTTGGTGGTATAGAGGCAGAAGCTACAATGCTTGGGCAG CCAATGAGCATGGTCTTGCCAGCAGTTGTTGGTTTCAAGTTATCAGGGAAGCTGAGGAATGGAGTTACGGCCACAGACTTGGTTCTAACAGTAACTCAAATGCTTAGGAAACATGGTGTTGTTGGGAAGTTTGTTGAATTTTATG GGGGAGGTATGGGTGAACTATCACTTGCTGATAGGGCTACTATTGCAAACATGGCACCAGAATATGGTGCAACTATGGGTTTCTTCCCAGTTGATGCCAAGACATTGGACTACCTGAAGCTAACTGGCAGAAGTGATGAAACT GTGGCCATGATAGAGACTTACCTGCGCGCCAATAATATGTTCGTCGACTACAAGCAG GTTCAAGCTGAAAGAGTGTATTCATCTTATCTGGAACTTGACTTGGATGAGGTGGAACCATGTCTGTCCGGACCAAAACG GCCTCATGATAGAGTGACATTGAAGAACATGCAGTCAGATTGGCTTTCTTGCCTGGACAACAAAGTAGGGTTCAAG GGTTTTGCTGTCCCCAAGGAATCGCAGGCTAAAGTTGCTGAGTTTTCGTTCCGTGGGACGCCAGCAAAGATAAAGCATGGTGATGTTGTAATTGCGGCTATCACCAGTTGCACCAACACATCAAATCCTAATGTAATGCTGGGAGCTGCTTTGGTTGCCAAAAAGGCTTGTGACCTAGGCCTGGAG GTGAAACCATGGATTAAGACAAGTCTTGCACCAGGTTCTGGTGTTGTGAAGAAGTACTTGGACAAGAG CGGTCTGCAGAAGTATCTTAACCAGCTTGGCTTCAATATTGTTGGCTATGGGTGTACAACCTGCATAGGAAACTCTGGAGATCTTGATGAATCCGTAGCTGCTGCAATTACTGACAATG ATGTTGTCGCTGCTGCTGTGTTGTCTGGGAACAGGAATTTCGAAGGCCGTGTACACGCATTGACCCGAGCAAATTATCTCGCATCTCCTCCATTGGTTGTGGCCTATGCCCTCGCTGGCACG GTTAATATTGATTTTGAGAAAGAACCAGTAGGCATCTCAAAGGATGGGAAGGAGGTTTACTTCAGGGATATTTGGCCTACCACTGATGAGATTGCTGAG GTTGTTAAGGCGAGTGTGCTCCCAGACATGTTCAAGGGCACATATGAGGCAATCACCAAAGGAAATCCTATGTGGAATGAGCTGCCAGTATCAGCAAGCACTCTCTACCCATGGGATCCAAAATCAACATACATCCATGAGCCTCCTTATTTCAAGGATATGACAATGACCCCTCCTGGCGCACGGCCTGTGAAGGATGCGTACTGTCTTCTCAACTTCGGTGACAGTATCACAACTGATCACATATCCCCAGCTGGAAGCATCCACCCAGACAGCCCAGCTGCCAAATATCTAAAGGAGCGCAATGTTGAAAGGAAGGACTTCAACTCATATGGCAGCCGACGAGGGAACGATGAGATCATGGCTAGGGGAACTTTTGCCAACATTCGTATTGTGAACAAGTTCTTGAAGGGAGAGGTTGGCCCCCAAACCATCCATGTACCATCAGGGGAGAAGCTTGCTGTTTTTGATGCTGCTATG AAATACAAGAACGAAGGGCATGACACTATCATCCTGGCTGGTGCTGAGTATGGCAGTGGAAGCTCAAGGGATTGGGCTGCGAAGGGTCCAATGCTTCAG GGAGTGAAGGCTGTGATAGCCAAGAGTTTTGAGAGGATTCACCGTAGCAATCTCGCTGGAATGGGCATCGTCCCTCTATGCTTCAAGGCTGGGGAGGATGCCGACACTCTTGGCTTAACAGGCCATGAGCGCTACACCATCCAGCTTCCGACTGATGTGAATGAAATCAAGCCTGGCCAAGATGTTACGGTCACAACCGACAACGGCAAGTCGTTCACGTGCACACTCCGCTTTGACACTGAG GTGGAGCTTGCTTACTACACCCATGGTGGTATTCTACCATATGTCATCAGAAAGATCGCAGCCGAGCAATAG